One Gigantopelta aegis isolate Gae_Host chromosome 1, Gae_host_genome, whole genome shotgun sequence genomic region harbors:
- the LOC121369528 gene encoding uncharacterized protein LOC121369528, whose product MTLSFVSSFIVRWKRRKVKAVAIIVSLLLIFAITLPQEHPVADVGYDVIESVDYHRTWRKQSGQMCVHPQLDPFHPSLKSFVRDVPKIECSKDENWVQVVNGTFRISKKVKRRYGQIVCEYAPVVRGTSDYSARHLEHIKPMPDGSPIRSDFFKVACISPNRQKYFNIHSGIAYNKTIHERANRKLLSDSALGLDVLMFGFDSLSRMAWIRTLKKTRDYFLRELKGIELEGYNIVGDGTPQALLPILTGKTEEELPEARRGWKDAQFVDGHPWIWKNFSDNGYVTFWAEDMAFIGTFQYRMLGFKEQPTDHNMRTFYLSAERMYARNKHLCLGSVPRHRNFFNWFRDGCMMYGAKRKFMFGFHSETSHDDNNMVQVVDDDVKEFLQFLETSGYLNRSVLILMSDHGARFSNIRSTAQGKQEERMPYFAFRFPPWFETKYPDILKNVRTNAHRLTTPFDIHATFLDILNFTGSGLGDLGQRGISVLKEIPKERTCQHAGIEPHWCACLAWKEVNQSNAVVQKSVAAALLTINSFTEDHRDKCAFLTLSSISKSVKYSTNSNVLKYKKSADVDGRVADLSGSMKIDEDFYQVTFTTAPGNGLYEVTVKHSLNSSDITLSEKEISRINRYGDDPHCVQEDYPHLRPYCYCPAASRK is encoded by the coding sequence ATGACTCTAAGTTTTGTGTCTTCCTTTATTGTTCGATGGAAGAGACGGAAGGTGAAGGCCGTTGCCATCATCGTCTCATTGCTGTTGATATTTGCTATCACTCTGCCGCAGGAACATCCGGTAGCTGACGTCGGCTATGACGTCATCGAGAGTGTGGACTACCACAGAACATGGCGGAAGCAGTCAGGCCAGATGTGTGTCCATCCTCAGCTGGACCCGTTCCACCCTTCTCTCAAGAGTTTCGTCCGCGATGTGCCAAAGATCGAATGTAGCAAGGACGAAAATTGGGTTCAAGTGGTGAACGGGACTTTTCGCATATCTAAGAAAGTGAAGCGTCGATACGGGCAGATAGTGTGTGAATACGCGCCCGTTGTGAGGGGTACGAGCGACTACTCGGCCCGCCATCTTGAACACATCAAGCCAATGCCAGACGGTTCCCCGATTAGGTCGGATTTCTTCAAAGTGGCATGTATATCGCCTAACAGACAAAAGTACTTCAACATTCATTCTGGAATAGCCTACAACAAGACCATTCACGAAAGGGCCAACAGGAAATTGTTGTCCGACAGCGCGTTGGGTCTGGACGTGTTGATGTTTGGGTTCGATTCCCTGTCGCGGATGGCCTGGATCAGGACTTTGAAGAAGACCAGAGACTATTTTCTAAGGGAGCTGAAAGGAATAGAACTTGAAGGCTACAACATCGTCGGAGACGGTACCCCACAAGCTCTTTTGCCAATTCTAACTGGCAAAACGGAGGAGGAATTACCGGAGGCCAGACGTGGCTGGAAAGACGCTCAGTTTGTCGACGGGCATCCGTGGATTTGGAAGAACTTCAGCGACAATGGGTATGTGACGTTCTGGGCGGAGGACATGGCCTTCATTGGCACGTTTCAGTACAGGATGCTGGGTTTCAAGGAACAACCGACCGACCACAACATGAGGACCTTCTACCTGTCGGCCGAGAGGATGTACGCCAGGAACAAACACCTGTGTTTGGGAAGCGTCCCGAGGCACCGGAACTTCTTCAACTGGTTCAGGGACGGCTGTATGATGTATGGCGCCAAACGCAAGTTCATGTTCGGATTTCACTCGGAGACCAGTCACGACGACAACAACATGGTGCAGGTGGTTGACGACGACGTTAAGGAATTCCTCCAGTTCCTGGAAACTAGCGGATACCTAAACCGAAGTGTTCTTATACTGATGAGCGACCATGGTGCTCGGTTCTCCAACATCAGGTCAACAGCTCAGGGCAAACAGGAGGAACGGATGCCTTATTTTGCCTTCAGGTTCCCGCCGTGGTTTGAAACAAAATACCCCGATATTTTGAAAAACGTAAGGACAAACGCGCACCGGCTGACCACTCCGTTTGATATTCATGCGACATTCCTTGACATTCTTAACTTCACTGGTTCGGGTTTGGGAGACCTCGGACAAAGGGGGATAAGCGTTTTGAAAGAAATTCCCAAGGAGAGAACTTGTCAACACGCCGGCATAGAGCCGCACTGGTGCGCATGTCTGGCGTGGAAGGAGGTCAACcaatcaaacgccgtggtacaAAAATCTGTGGCCGCCGCATTGCTCACGATCAACAGCTTCACGGAAGACCATCGAGACAAATGTGCCTTTCTGACTCTGTCGAGCATCTCTAAATCGGTGAAATATTCCACCAACTCCAACGTCCTCAAATATAAGAAGAGCGCTGACGTTGACGGGCGGGTGGCCGATCTCTCGGGGTCGATGAAAATAGACGAGGACTTTTACCAGGTGACTTTCACGACCGCACCGGGTAACGGGCTGTACGAAGTGACGGTCAAGCATTCTCTGAACTCCAGTGACATCACTCTGAGCGAGAAGGAGATAAGCCGGATTAACCGGTACGGGGACGACCCCCATTGCGTTCAAGAGGATTACCCCCACCTGAGGCCTTACTGTTACTGTCCTGCAGCTTCCAGGAAGTAA